From Streptomyces sp. NBC_00683, one genomic window encodes:
- a CDS encoding xanthine dehydrogenase family protein molybdopterin-binding subunit, protein MSHAPQQPGAPVVRREGRDKVTGTARYAAEHTPPGCLYGWVVPATVPSGHVTATRTADALAVPGVHTVLTLDNAPRLKEPDDPILSVLQDDRVPHRGWPVALVLAESSEAARAGAAAVRVEYRTTGHDVILTEDHPGLYTPEQANGGHPAVREHGDADAAFAGAPVRIDATYTLGGLHNHPMEPHASTAWWADGHLTVHDSSQGSGAVRDSLARALGIERDRITVISEHVGGGFGSKGTPRPQAVMAAMAAGHTGRPVQLALPRRYMAAIVGHRAPTVQRVRLGADRDGVLVSVSHEIVTHTSTIKEFVEQAAVPARVMYASPHSRTVHRVSALDVPSPSWMRAPGEAPGMYALESAMDELACVLGIDPVELRLRNEPLAEPDSGRPFSSRNLAACLNEGARRFGWYDRDPSPAAREEGPWLLGTGVASATYPVLVSKAAASAHAAPDGSFRIGVNATDIGTGARTVLAQIAASSLGTPYENVRIDIGNSDLPEASVAGGSSGTASWGSAVHKAAGALADRLARHGGPVPPEGITVTADTEQETAEESPYARHAFGAHFAEVAVDSLTGEVRVRRMLGVFAAGHILNSLTARSQFMGGMVMGLGMALTEGSTMDPVFGDFTESDLASYHVPSCADVPEIQVHWIDEDDPHLNPMGSKGIGEIGIVGTAAAIGNAVRHATGARLRTLPLTPDKLLPYL, encoded by the coding sequence ATGAGCCACGCACCCCAGCAGCCCGGCGCCCCCGTCGTCCGACGTGAGGGCCGGGACAAGGTCACCGGCACTGCCCGGTACGCCGCGGAGCACACCCCGCCCGGCTGCCTGTACGGGTGGGTCGTCCCCGCCACGGTCCCGAGCGGGCACGTCACCGCGACCCGCACCGCCGACGCTCTCGCCGTTCCGGGAGTGCACACCGTCCTCACCCTGGACAACGCGCCGCGGTTGAAGGAGCCCGACGACCCGATCCTGTCGGTCCTCCAGGACGACCGGGTTCCGCACCGGGGCTGGCCCGTCGCCCTCGTCCTGGCAGAGAGTTCCGAAGCCGCCCGGGCCGGCGCGGCAGCCGTCCGCGTGGAGTACAGGACGACCGGCCACGACGTGATCCTCACCGAGGACCACCCCGGCCTCTACACGCCCGAGCAGGCCAACGGGGGCCACCCTGCGGTACGCGAACATGGCGACGCCGACGCCGCGTTCGCCGGCGCCCCGGTGCGCATCGACGCCACGTACACGCTCGGAGGTCTGCACAACCACCCCATGGAACCGCACGCCTCCACCGCCTGGTGGGCCGACGGACATCTGACCGTCCACGACTCCAGCCAGGGCTCCGGCGCGGTGCGCGACAGCCTCGCCCGGGCGCTGGGGATCGAGCGGGACCGCATCACCGTCATCTCCGAGCACGTCGGCGGCGGCTTCGGTTCCAAGGGCACCCCGCGCCCCCAGGCCGTGATGGCCGCGATGGCCGCGGGGCACACCGGGCGCCCGGTCCAACTCGCGCTGCCCCGCAGGTACATGGCGGCGATCGTCGGCCACCGTGCGCCCACCGTGCAGCGGGTGCGGCTGGGTGCCGACCGCGACGGCGTGCTCGTCTCCGTCTCCCACGAGATCGTCACGCACACCTCGACGATCAAGGAGTTCGTCGAGCAGGCCGCCGTACCGGCCCGCGTCATGTACGCCTCGCCCCACAGTCGCACGGTGCACCGGGTGAGCGCCCTCGATGTGCCGAGCCCCTCCTGGATGCGCGCACCGGGCGAGGCTCCGGGAATGTACGCTCTCGAATCCGCCATGGACGAACTGGCCTGCGTCCTGGGGATCGACCCGGTCGAACTGCGCCTGCGCAACGAACCGTTGGCCGAACCCGACAGCGGACGCCCGTTCAGCAGCCGCAACCTCGCAGCCTGTCTGAACGAAGGGGCCCGCCGGTTCGGCTGGTACGACCGGGACCCGAGCCCCGCCGCGCGGGAGGAGGGGCCGTGGCTGCTCGGCACCGGGGTCGCCTCGGCGACGTACCCGGTGCTCGTCTCCAAGGCCGCCGCCTCCGCGCATGCCGCACCGGACGGCTCGTTCCGTATCGGGGTGAACGCCACCGACATCGGCACGGGCGCCCGCACCGTCCTGGCGCAGATCGCCGCCTCGTCCCTGGGCACCCCGTACGAGAACGTCCGGATCGACATCGGCAACAGCGACCTGCCCGAGGCTTCCGTGGCCGGCGGCTCCTCGGGCACGGCGTCCTGGGGATCGGCGGTGCACAAGGCGGCCGGAGCCCTGGCGGACCGGCTCGCGCGACACGGCGGGCCGGTCCCGCCGGAGGGCATCACGGTCACGGCGGACACGGAGCAGGAGACCGCGGAGGAGTCCCCGTACGCCCGGCACGCCTTCGGCGCGCACTTCGCCGAGGTGGCGGTCGACTCCCTCACCGGCGAGGTCCGGGTGCGGCGGATGCTGGGCGTCTTCGCCGCCGGACACATCCTCAACTCCCTTACGGCGCGCTCCCAGTTCATGGGCGGCATGGTCATGGGCCTCGGCATGGCCCTCACCGAGGGCAGCACCATGGACCCCGTCTTCGGGGACTTCACCGAGAGCGACCTGGCCTCCTACCATGTGCCCTCGTGCGCCGACGTCCCCGAGATCCAGGTGCACTGGATCGACGAGGACGACCCCCACCTCAACCCGATGGGCAGCAAGGGCATCGGTGAGATCGGCATCGTCGGCACGGCGGCCGCCATCGGGAACGCCGTGCGGCACGCCACCGGGGCGCGGCTGCGCACACTCCCGCTCACCCCGGACAAACTGCTGCCCTACCTGTGA
- a CDS encoding FAD binding domain-containing protein — translation MKPFAYLRPGSVAEAVRACAERPGARFLGGGTNLVDLMKLGVESPGLLIDVTRLPLDRVTRTDDGLRIGATVRNSDLAAHPDVRTDYPALSQALLAGASGQLRNTATTGGNLLQRTRCPYFQDVSKPCNKRTPGSGCPALEGAHRDLAVLGHSRDCVATNPSDMAVALAALDATVRLHGPEGERTVPVTGFHRLPGDNPDQDTVIRPGELITEVVLPPRPDGAASLYRKARDRASYAFALASVAAVLTVRDGRVEQASLAFGGLAHRPWRALAAEEVLRGAPATDETFAQAVDTELEAARPLRDNGFKVSLARNLAIGALTELAAPPAPPR, via the coding sequence GTGAAACCCTTCGCCTATCTGCGCCCCGGCTCCGTGGCCGAGGCCGTCCGCGCCTGTGCCGAACGCCCCGGAGCCCGGTTCCTCGGCGGCGGCACCAACCTCGTCGACCTGATGAAGCTCGGCGTGGAGTCGCCCGGCCTGCTCATCGACGTCACCCGGCTCCCGCTGGACCGGGTGACGCGGACGGACGACGGCCTCCGGATCGGTGCGACCGTACGCAACAGCGACCTCGCGGCCCACCCCGATGTACGGACCGACTACCCCGCCCTGTCGCAGGCCCTCCTCGCCGGTGCCTCCGGGCAGCTCCGTAACACCGCCACGACCGGCGGGAACCTGCTCCAGCGCACCCGGTGCCCGTACTTCCAGGATGTCTCCAAGCCCTGCAACAAGAGAACACCGGGCTCCGGCTGCCCGGCCCTCGAGGGCGCCCACCGCGATCTCGCGGTGCTCGGCCACTCGCGGGACTGCGTTGCCACCAACCCCTCGGACATGGCGGTCGCCCTCGCGGCCCTCGACGCCACCGTCCGGCTGCACGGACCCGAGGGCGAACGGACCGTGCCCGTCACCGGCTTCCACCGGCTGCCTGGCGACAACCCCGACCAGGACACCGTGATCAGGCCCGGCGAACTGATCACCGAAGTGGTGCTGCCACCGCGTCCGGACGGCGCCGCCTCGCTGTACCGCAAGGCGCGCGACCGCGCCTCGTACGCCTTCGCGCTCGCCTCCGTCGCCGCCGTGCTGACCGTCCGCGACGGCCGTGTCGAGCAGGCTTCGCTCGCCTTCGGCGGGCTCGCCCACCGGCCGTGGCGCGCCCTGGCCGCGGAGGAGGTGCTGCGGGGCGCACCCGCCACCGACGAGACCTTCGCCCAGGCGGTGGACACCGAACTCGAAGCCGCCAGGCCCTTGCGGGACAACGGGTTCAAGGTGTCCCTGGCACGCAATCTGGCGATCGGGGCCCTGACGGAACTCGCCGCCCCGCCGGCGCCGCCACGCTGA
- a CDS encoding ATP-binding protein: protein MTVPLDRHYLVELQVSAERISQLRRIVAAHLRHWSLDLHVRPVCRAADELLTNVQRHVGDDNKCVVELRWTGRHLTVSVADNDSRMPRLLSGGGGGLSRVMALSDSWGTCRTTDGKVVWFTRYAEAPRTTGLLPRTPLPDGRTFRSRPVPEPVLV, encoded by the coding sequence ATGACCGTTCCACTCGACCGGCACTATCTGGTCGAACTGCAGGTGTCGGCAGAGCGCATTTCCCAGCTGCGGCGCATAGTCGCCGCACACCTTCGTCACTGGAGCCTCGATCTGCACGTCCGGCCGGTGTGCCGGGCCGCGGACGAGCTCCTGACCAACGTCCAGCGGCATGTCGGCGACGACAACAAGTGCGTCGTCGAACTCCGCTGGACCGGCCGCCATCTGACGGTGTCCGTGGCCGACAACGACTCCCGGATGCCCAGGCTGCTCAGCGGCGGTGGCGGCGGCCTCAGCAGGGTCATGGCTCTCAGCGACAGCTGGGGCACCTGCCGGACCACCGACGGCAAGGTCGTCTGGTTCACGCGATACGCCGAGGCGCCGCGGACCACCGGCCTGCTGCCGCGTACGCCGCTCCCCGACGGCCGCACGTTCCGCAGCCGGCCCGTCCCGGAGCCCGTCCTCGTGTGA
- a CDS encoding DUF6479 family protein produces the protein MDVTNGVRDSLAVTLAGPGTIGVVVGIAGLAVAVVLVGAFWWGMRRRDQELPPPRPEEQPHRPDHRTEIRESDKHGSDSFPDNGRGLSPYELGDHGNEVIPPDTDRPRD, from the coding sequence ATGGACGTAACAAACGGAGTCAGGGATTCTCTCGCCGTCACCCTTGCCGGGCCCGGCACGATCGGGGTTGTCGTCGGCATCGCAGGACTTGCCGTAGCGGTCGTGCTGGTCGGCGCCTTCTGGTGGGGCATGCGGCGCCGGGACCAGGAGCTTCCGCCGCCGCGCCCCGAGGAGCAGCCGCACCGCCCGGATCACCGGACGGAGATCCGGGAGAGCGACAAGCACGGCTCGGACAGCTTTCCCGACAACGGCCGGGGACTCTCGCCCTACGAGCTCGGCGACCACGGCAACGAGGTGATCCCGCCCGACACCGACCGCCCGCGTGACTGA
- a CDS encoding baeRF3 domain-containing protein has translation MDTDALTAGLLQELRATRPYPALSLTMPTHRRAPDNAQDSVRLRNLVAEAGNRLEADPRVTREAGSAVKAQLQRAAEEVDQRRALEALVILADADGYQIWQLPRTAPERVVLSDTYLTRNLVAAKAGAQFFWVLAVSAEHATLWSGTNDDLRGEQTGGFPLTAPHEAPNPQREERIGDTPSTYSSEDARNFLRSVDEKLRAVLAADPRPLFLVGLAPALALLDEVGESSKSAIGRVAKGTTAETTAAELLKDLRPALEDRRKQAASEIQGRLDNARGSRSFAGGLDEVWAAVREGRAGLVAVEEHFQQTVRVADEHLEPVDPAGTREVDDRVREDIVDELIEAALDSGCEVAFVADDSLADHGRISAVLRF, from the coding sequence ATGGATACGGACGCCCTGACCGCCGGTCTGCTGCAGGAACTGAGAGCGACCAGGCCCTATCCGGCCCTGTCCCTGACGATGCCGACCCACCGCCGGGCGCCCGACAACGCCCAGGACTCCGTACGGCTGCGCAATCTGGTGGCCGAGGCAGGCAACCGGCTGGAGGCTGACCCCCGGGTCACCCGCGAGGCCGGATCCGCGGTCAAGGCCCAGCTCCAGCGGGCGGCCGAGGAGGTGGACCAGCGCCGCGCCCTGGAGGCTCTGGTCATCCTCGCGGACGCCGACGGCTACCAGATCTGGCAACTGCCCCGCACCGCACCCGAACGGGTGGTCCTGAGCGACACCTACCTCACCCGCAACCTGGTCGCGGCGAAGGCCGGGGCCCAGTTCTTCTGGGTACTCGCCGTCTCCGCCGAGCACGCCACCCTGTGGTCCGGCACGAACGACGACCTGCGCGGCGAGCAGACCGGCGGATTCCCTCTCACCGCTCCGCACGAGGCACCCAACCCCCAGCGCGAGGAACGGATCGGCGACACCCCGAGCACCTACAGCAGCGAGGACGCCCGCAACTTCCTGCGCTCCGTCGACGAGAAGCTGCGCGCGGTGCTCGCGGCGGACCCGAGGCCGCTGTTCCTGGTCGGCCTCGCCCCCGCACTCGCACTCCTCGACGAGGTCGGCGAGAGCTCCAAATCGGCGATCGGCAGGGTCGCGAAGGGAACGACCGCGGAGACGACCGCGGCCGAGCTGCTCAAGGACCTGCGCCCCGCACTCGAGGACCGTCGGAAGCAGGCCGCCTCCGAGATCCAGGGCAGGCTCGACAACGCCCGCGGCAGCCGCTCCTTCGCCGGCGGACTCGACGAGGTGTGGGCCGCGGTACGGGAGGGCCGCGCCGGACTCGTCGCGGTGGAGGAACACTTCCAGCAGACGGTCAGGGTCGCCGACGAGCACCTGGAGCCGGTCGACCCGGCAGGAACCCGGGAGGTGGACGACCGGGTTCGCGAGGACATCGTCGACGAGCTCATCGAGGCGGCACTGGACAGCGGCTGCGAGGTGGCGTTCGTCGCGGACGACTCCCTCGCCGACCACGGCCGGATCTCGGCGGTCCTACGCTTCTGA
- the glsA gene encoding glutaminase A: MTASDAVTDALRELHARFAGMRGGERADYIPELTRADPDDFGLALVSMDGHCYSAGEADVPFTMQSVSKPFVYALALSSLGLDEVGRWVGAEPSGEAFNAISLEPRTGRPANAMVNAGAIVTTALVPGTPDLPAFDRILICLSRFAGRRLDVDEEVYVSEAATGDRNRALAYLIRSTGTLDVDPVAAVDTYFRQCSVRVTAVDLAVMAATLAHGGVNPITSESVVSPAVAAQVLAVMATCGMYNASGDWLLRVGLPAKSGVSGGLIAAGPARFGLATYSPLLDPAGTSVRGHAALGALSERLGLHLMRNPALPGSTVTLATTADVLPSAPASRQERALHERVGIVAAQGALDFTAAERVLYAMDESGPEQTGSVVLDLREVTGADSVALTLLHAGLARLAEDGRRAAVVDPGNRLGPPDLVRERTGQDLPRYSTREEAVERCAQALADPG, encoded by the coding sequence ATGACCGCGTCCGACGCCGTCACGGACGCGCTGCGCGAACTGCACGCCCGATTCGCCGGCATGCGTGGCGGAGAACGTGCCGACTACATCCCCGAGCTGACCAGAGCCGACCCGGACGACTTCGGGCTGGCGCTCGTCAGCATGGACGGCCACTGCTACAGCGCAGGGGAGGCGGACGTCCCCTTCACCATGCAGTCGGTCTCCAAACCCTTCGTCTACGCGCTCGCCCTGTCCTCGCTCGGCCTCGACGAGGTGGGCCGGTGGGTGGGCGCCGAACCCAGCGGCGAGGCCTTCAACGCCATCAGCCTGGAACCGCGCACCGGCCGGCCGGCCAACGCCATGGTCAACGCCGGAGCCATCGTCACCACCGCGCTGGTGCCCGGCACCCCGGACCTCCCCGCCTTCGACCGCATCCTGATCTGTCTCAGCAGGTTCGCCGGACGCCGGCTGGACGTCGACGAGGAGGTGTACGTCTCCGAGGCGGCGACCGGGGACCGCAACCGGGCACTCGCCTACCTGATCCGCAGCACGGGCACCCTGGACGTCGACCCCGTCGCCGCGGTGGACACCTACTTCCGGCAGTGCTCGGTGCGGGTCACCGCCGTCGACCTCGCTGTGATGGCCGCCACGCTCGCGCACGGCGGCGTCAACCCGATCACCAGCGAGAGCGTCGTCTCCCCGGCCGTCGCCGCCCAGGTCCTCGCGGTCATGGCCACCTGCGGGATGTACAACGCCTCCGGCGACTGGCTGCTGCGGGTCGGGCTGCCGGCCAAGAGCGGTGTGTCGGGCGGGCTGATCGCCGCAGGCCCGGCACGCTTCGGCCTCGCCACCTACAGCCCGCTGCTGGACCCGGCGGGTACCTCGGTACGCGGACACGCGGCGCTCGGCGCCCTGTCCGAGCGGCTCGGGCTCCACCTCATGAGGAACCCGGCGCTCCCCGGCTCGACCGTCACGCTGGCCACCACCGCCGATGTGCTGCCCTCGGCCCCCGCGAGCCGACAGGAGCGTGCCCTGCACGAACGGGTCGGCATCGTCGCGGCGCAGGGCGCCCTCGACTTCACCGCAGCGGAGCGTGTGCTCTACGCCATGGACGAGTCGGGCCCCGAACAGACCGGTTCCGTCGTGCTCGATCTGCGCGAAGTCACCGGCGCCGACTCCGTGGCCCTCACCCTGCTGCACGCCGGGCTGGCCCGTCTGGCCGAAGACGGGCGGCGCGCTGCCGTCGTCGACCCGGGCAACCGGCTGGGCCCGCCCGACCTCGTCCGGGAGCGGACCGGCCAGGACCTGCCGCGCTACAGCACCCGCGAGGAGGCCGTGGAGCGCTGCGCACAGGCCCTGGCCGACCCCGGCTGA
- a CDS encoding endonuclease I family protein encodes MSSRRHFYARPLLATAAAIAVITGVAATAPAATPKDATAAPASLTALDDTYYQDALGKTGTALKSSLHTIISAQTKLSYSQVWDALKATDQDPSNSANVILLYTGRSQAKSDNGGDTGDWNREHVWAKSHGDFGTATGPGTDIHHLRPEDVQVNSIRGNKDFDNGGSSVSGAPGNYTDSDSFEPRDAVKGDVARMILYMAVRYEGDDAFADLEPNDSVSNGSAPNIGRLSVLKQWSQEDPPDSFEQHRNDVIFDTYQHNRNPFIDHPEWVEAIW; translated from the coding sequence ATGTCCAGTCGTCGCCATTTCTACGCGCGTCCACTGTTGGCAACAGCTGCCGCGATCGCCGTCATCACCGGCGTCGCGGCCACCGCACCCGCCGCAACCCCCAAGGACGCGACTGCCGCCCCGGCGTCGCTCACCGCCCTCGACGACACGTACTACCAGGACGCTCTCGGCAAGACCGGCACCGCGCTCAAGAGCTCCCTGCACACGATCATCAGCGCGCAGACCAAGCTCTCCTACAGCCAGGTCTGGGACGCGCTCAAGGCCACAGACCAGGACCCGTCCAACTCCGCCAACGTCATCCTCCTCTACACCGGCCGCTCCCAGGCCAAGAGCGACAACGGGGGCGACACCGGCGACTGGAACCGCGAGCACGTCTGGGCCAAGTCGCACGGCGACTTCGGTACGGCGACGGGTCCCGGCACCGACATCCACCACCTGCGTCCCGAGGACGTCCAGGTCAACTCCATCCGCGGCAACAAGGACTTCGACAACGGGGGCAGCAGCGTGTCGGGGGCGCCCGGCAACTACACCGACAGCGACTCCTTCGAGCCGCGCGACGCGGTCAAGGGCGATGTCGCCCGGATGATCCTCTACATGGCCGTGCGGTACGAGGGCGACGACGCCTTCGCCGACCTCGAACCGAACGACAGCGTGAGCAACGGCTCGGCCCCGAACATCGGGCGGCTCTCCGTGCTCAAGCAGTGGAGTCAGGAGGACCCGCCGGACAGCTTCGAGCAGCACCGCAACGACGTCATATTCGACACGTACCAGCACAACCGGAACCCGTTCATCGACCACCCCGAATGGGTCGAGGCCATCTGGTAG
- a CDS encoding VOC family protein: MTASEPAPLTGATAPCWVHLVTRELGAAQRFYGAVLGWTFRTGPLGKDYAMARSDGVPVAGIGAVASAYQVGVAWTPYFSVRDADVASARIRERSGTVAVGPLTIGKGRAVLAADRDGASFGVWEWTGRAASLAPSGHRAHAWLRLRTRNAFDAAIFYGEVLDWESGAPGCCEVSYVKEEVLVRCDGRPLARISSGAVEAAPDPMVRPHWQVQFPTTDVAATVRVAEEHGGTLLERRSVPHGTEATLRDPDGGLFTVTDVRSPAETDDD; this comes from the coding sequence ATGACCGCAAGCGAACCGGCACCGCTGACCGGCGCCACCGCGCCGTGCTGGGTCCATCTCGTGACCCGGGAGCTGGGGGCCGCCCAGCGCTTCTACGGTGCCGTCCTCGGCTGGACGTTCCGCACCGGCCCCTTGGGCAAGGACTACGCCATGGCCCGTTCGGACGGAGTGCCCGTGGCAGGGATCGGCGCGGTCGCCTCCGCCTACCAGGTGGGCGTGGCCTGGACCCCGTACTTCTCGGTGCGGGACGCCGACGTGGCCTCGGCCCGCATCCGCGAACGCAGTGGCACGGTGGCGGTGGGCCCGCTGACCATCGGCAAGGGACGCGCGGTCCTGGCCGCCGACCGGGACGGCGCGTCGTTCGGCGTCTGGGAGTGGACGGGGCGCGCGGCCTCCCTCGCACCGTCCGGGCACCGGGCGCACGCCTGGCTCAGACTGCGCACCAGGAACGCCTTCGACGCGGCGATCTTCTACGGCGAGGTACTGGACTGGGAGAGCGGGGCGCCCGGCTGCTGCGAGGTCTCGTACGTCAAGGAGGAGGTACTCGTGCGCTGCGACGGCCGTCCCCTGGCCCGGATCAGCTCCGGGGCCGTCGAGGCCGCACCCGACCCGATGGTGCGCCCGCACTGGCAGGTCCAGTTCCCGACCACCGATGTGGCGGCAACGGTCCGCGTCGCGGAGGAGCACGGAGGCACGCTCCTGGAGCGGCGCAGTGTGCCCCACGGCACCGAGGCGACGCTGCGCGACCCGGACGGCGGGCTGTTCACCGTGACGGACGTACGCAGCCCCGCCGAGACGGACGACGACTGA
- a CDS encoding 2Fe-2S iron-sulfur cluster-binding protein has protein sequence MDLTPGKGDSDSGQGPLPGTRSTFTLHINGTARTVTLDHRTTVLDALREHLGLTGAKKGCDHGQCGACTVLVDGRRANSCLLFAVAQEGARITTVEGLADGDRLHPLQAAFLERDALQCGYCTPGQICSAVGMLGEAADGFPSHATPRTAIATDGPAALGPEEIRERMSGNLCRCGAYPHIVRAIEDVAP, from the coding sequence ATGGACCTCACCCCCGGGAAGGGCGATTCGGACTCCGGACAGGGTCCGCTTCCGGGCACCCGCTCGACCTTCACCCTGCACATCAACGGCACCGCACGGACGGTGACGCTCGATCACCGCACCACCGTGCTGGACGCGCTGCGCGAACACCTCGGCCTCACAGGTGCGAAGAAGGGCTGCGACCACGGTCAGTGCGGTGCCTGCACCGTGCTCGTCGACGGCCGCCGCGCCAACAGCTGCCTGCTGTTCGCGGTCGCTCAGGAGGGTGCCCGCATCACCACCGTCGAAGGGCTGGCCGACGGCGACCGGCTGCACCCCCTGCAGGCGGCCTTCCTGGAGAGGGACGCCCTGCAGTGCGGCTACTGCACCCCCGGACAGATCTGTTCGGCGGTCGGCATGCTCGGCGAGGCGGCGGACGGATTTCCCTCCCACGCCACCCCCCGCACGGCAATCGCCACCGACGGCCCGGCCGCCCTCGGGCCGGAGGAGATCCGCGAACGGATGAGCGGAAATCTCTGCCGGTGCGGCGCGTACCCCCACATCGTCCGAGCGATCGAGGACGTGGCACCGTGA
- a CDS encoding NADP-dependent succinic semialdehyde dehydrogenase gives MPIATVNPANGETLATFDALDEQETERKLAVADRAFRRYRTTDFAERARLLNRAADLLDEDQQDIARTMTTEMGKPVKAARAEAAKCAKAMRWYAANAERLLADEHPEEADVKDSGASRAHVHYRPLGVVLAVMPWNFPLWQVMRFAAPALMAGNTGLLKHASNVPQTALYLEDLFTRAGFPAGCFQTLLVGSGAVEAILRDPRVAAATLTGSEPAGRAVASVAGDEVKKTVLELGGSDPFIVLPSADVRRAADTAVTARVQNNGQSCIAAKRFIVHTDVYDEFAERFTAGMRALTVGDPMEESTDVGPLASEQGRTDLEELVDDAVRGGATVLCGGGRPEGLGAGLDRGWFYSPTVLAGITPGMRIHREETFGPVATLYRVADLDEAVDLANDTPFGLSSNVWTRDPGETDRCVRDLEAGGVFFNGMTASHPALPFGGVKRSGYGRELAGHGIREFCNVTTVWYGPEADVR, from the coding sequence ATGCCCATCGCGACGGTCAATCCCGCGAACGGCGAGACGCTCGCGACATTCGACGCACTGGACGAGCAGGAGACCGAGCGCAAGCTCGCTGTCGCCGACCGTGCGTTCCGCCGCTACCGGACCACGGACTTCGCCGAACGGGCCCGCCTGCTGAACCGGGCCGCCGATCTCCTCGACGAGGACCAGCAGGACATCGCGCGCACGATGACCACCGAAATGGGCAAGCCGGTCAAGGCGGCCCGGGCGGAGGCCGCCAAATGCGCCAAGGCGATGCGCTGGTACGCGGCCAACGCCGAGCGTCTGCTCGCCGATGAACACCCGGAGGAAGCGGACGTCAAGGATTCCGGGGCGTCCCGTGCCCATGTGCACTACCGCCCGCTGGGTGTCGTCCTCGCGGTGATGCCGTGGAACTTCCCGCTCTGGCAGGTCATGCGCTTTGCCGCGCCCGCCCTCATGGCGGGCAACACCGGGCTGCTCAAGCACGCCTCGAACGTGCCGCAGACCGCCCTGTACCTCGAGGACCTGTTCACCAGGGCCGGCTTCCCCGCCGGCTGCTTCCAGACGCTGCTCGTCGGGTCGGGCGCCGTCGAGGCGATCCTGCGCGACCCCAGGGTCGCGGCGGCGACCCTCACCGGCAGCGAACCGGCCGGCCGGGCGGTCGCCTCCGTCGCCGGTGACGAGGTGAAGAAGACCGTGCTGGAACTCGGCGGCAGCGACCCGTTCATCGTCCTGCCGTCGGCGGACGTCCGCAGGGCGGCGGATACGGCCGTCACCGCCCGCGTACAGAACAACGGGCAGTCCTGCATCGCCGCGAAGCGCTTCATCGTCCATACCGACGTCTACGACGAGTTCGCCGAGCGTTTCACCGCCGGGATGCGCGCCCTGACCGTGGGCGACCCGATGGAGGAGTCCACCGACGTGGGACCGCTCGCCAGTGAACAGGGCCGCACGGACCTGGAGGAGCTGGTGGACGACGCCGTACGCGGGGGCGCCACCGTACTGTGCGGCGGTGGCCGGCCCGAGGGGCTGGGCGCCGGTCTCGACCGGGGCTGGTTCTACTCCCCGACCGTTCTGGCCGGGATCACCCCCGGTATGCGGATCCACCGGGAGGAGACGTTCGGCCCGGTGGCGACGCTCTACCGGGTCGCGGACCTGGACGAAGCGGTGGACCTCGCCAACGACACGCCCTTCGGGCTCAGTTCCAACGTCTGGACGCGCGACCCGGGGGAGACGGACCGCTGCGTACGCGACCTGGAGGCGGGCGGTGTCTTCTTCAACGGCATGACCGCCTCGCACCCCGCCCTGCCGTTCGGCGGAGTGAAGCGTTCCGGCTACGGGCGGGAGCTGGCCGGACACGGCATCCGTGAGTTCTGCAACGTCACGACCGTCTGGTACGGCCCCGAAGCGGATGTCCGCTAG